The following are encoded together in the Lathyrus oleraceus cultivar Zhongwan6 chromosome 3, CAAS_Psat_ZW6_1.0, whole genome shotgun sequence genome:
- the LOC127126635 gene encoding uncharacterized protein LOC127126635 encodes MDINEWVILSDDGFLDDEKQIFLGKRNSFSDSISNFDKDYFCTSPKSTKLIETESSKVPKLLVHVPIQFEPKIEKVPSEEELVKEHTYEDSVSQVFFHVKENKFVDMKLESPKSCSGRGLFSQLDAVEDMEMMTSPRMKNMEKDNNVVMYYNEKEGENMNGRFNLWKWSLTGVGAICSFGVVAATVCVLLFGSQQRNKKDHTIRIQIYTDDKRIKQVVQHATKLNEAFAAVRGVPLSRAHISYGGYYDHSV; translated from the exons ATGGATATTAATGAGTGGGTCATTCTTTCCGATGATGGCTTTCTTGATGATGAGAAACAGATTTTCTTAGGAAAAAGAAACTCATTCTCAGACTCAATCAGTAACTTTGACAAAGATTACTTTTGCACCTCCCCAAAATCAACAAAACTCATTGAAACCGAATCCTCAAAAGTACCAAAACTACTTGTCCATGTTCCAATTCAATTTGAACCCAAAATTGAGAAAGTTCCAAGTGAAGAAGAATTGGTGAAAGAACACACCTATGAAGACAGTGTTTCACAAGTTTTCTTTCATGTGAAGGAAAACAAATTTGTTGACATGAAATTGGAGTCACCAAAGTCTTGTAGTGGTAGAGGATTGTTTTCTCAACTTGATGCCGTTGAGGACATGGAGATGATGACATCTCCTAGAATGAAGAACATGGAGAAAGACAACAACGTTGTTATGTACTATAATGAGAAAGAAGGAGAGAACATGAACGGTCGTTTTAATTTATGGAAATGGAGTTTGACAGGAGTTGGAGCTATATGTTCTTTTGGTGTTGTTGCTGCCACAGTTTGTGTCTTGTTGTTTGGAAGCCAACAAAGAAACAAGAAAGACCATACTATTAGGATCCAGATCTACACTGATGACAAG AGGATTAAGCAAGTGGTGCAGCATGCAACGAAATTGAATGAAGCATTTGCAGCAGTAAGGGGTGTTCCATTGAGCAGAGCTCATATAAGTTATGGTGGTTATTATGATCATAGTGTTTGA